From Manihot esculenta cultivar AM560-2 chromosome 18, M.esculenta_v8, whole genome shotgun sequence:
tcatccagaactcagtttcgtgcacaaggacgcctgctaatccctccatcacctgctcagacctcaacacatgcatttaacccttctaaaacatgcataaacactttaataagcataaaggagcttcaaataaattaaactccaacaaacaacacacaacaaccatacacaaagcataggatccatacaccctaatatggacaacttatgcatactcaagcacaactcccctttcccatcatcaaactcatttaaaacatgataaaaacaaaggattcactcttaccctttgaagaacaaaggctggcgtgaccccaaacttgaagaaatgaagattcaagcttcacaagttctcaaactgcacaacttctcaaaactagttaaaactcaccataaacttatttttctttgaaagatttgattagaaactcaagaaaatcaccaaggggaaacatgtgcttgttcctgacccaaaggagagcttaagcacctccatagtcggccatatccacttaaaaaaagtgaaccaccgcttcacgttcggtggccaaagctacatgtaacacctcatcacgttcgggggccgaacattgagtttagggggccgaacatgagctactttaggcggccgaacttacactttagggggccgaaagtggcaaaactttccttagccttgtttcttcaaaacttattcctttgctaaaacaaaagcttaaaacatctaaaaacattttagaaaacctccactctcccttcagggatgctctgacatcctcgattccaccgaacgataggaattctgatgtctgaacatgccgggtattacaaggatCTACTCAAGCATCATCACTTAAAATCTCTTCAAGAAAGGAAGTCACTGTGAGTATGTGTCACGATTAATCGTTGCTCCGTTTCCTTTTCTTTAAAAGGAAACGTGACGCGTCTCATAAAAAGTGCATGCGATTTCTACTTATgtgaattctattttttttatgcaaTATTTTGGAATATTGCACGGTGCGAGACAAATGAAAATCTACTATTGGCGTTGGAGGGTGCTTGTCATGAACAAGTAAGAAATCGCTATATCAGTATGAAAGGCTTAGACGTAAAGATAAGTTTTGCTGCAAACGAATGAAAAACAAGACAATATCTACTTATAGGTTAGACGTTAGTCGGTATTTCTCTGTTatgctttttattaaaaagcgaCAAAACAATTTCCAATAATAGAACAAAAGTTACAAGTAAATAACTTCCCTCCGTTATAAAATCCGGTAACTTTAGATAATTGCTTAGATATAAAAGCTTTTGCAAACAAGGAGAAATCCATTCTAATTTGCCGCGCATTTTACGAAAGAACTTAGAAAAGAAAAGGCTTCATGAAGATGACGACCCTGGAGACGTATTTTTCCCTGACATCTTTGCTATTATTGTTTGTTTTTGCTGGTAGAGTTCAATCTGCcgtatttgatgtgaaaaattatGGTGGTAAAGCCGATGGCAAGTCAGATATTAGCAAGGTGTGCTGACGattcctaatttttaatttcgccGTGATTTTCTTATACCTCATTTTAACtgaactttcatctcccttttttttttccttttcaggcATTATTGGGCGCGTGGAAAGAGGCTTGTTCAGCAAAGGGTTCCAACATAGTTGTAGTACCCAAAGGAACATATTCCATAGGTTTAACTGACTTAAATGGTCCATGCAAGGGAGCCATGGAGCTTCAAGTCCAAGGAACCTTATTGGCACCGATAAACCCTAGCAGTTATGCCAAGGACAGCTGGATTACTTTTGCATACATTGATCAATTCAAATTATCCGGTGGTGGAACCTTCGACGGACAAGGGCAAGTGGCTTGGAAGCAAAATAACTGCGGTCGAAATCCAAAATGCAAGAGACTTCCAGTTGTAAGTTTAATTGAATCGTATATTGTGCATGTATCATACTGCTTTGTAAGATGATTAATAACGTTTCCTTTATGTGCTTCTTGTCCCTTTAAAAACACGCCAGAGCTTGCGGTTTGACTTCATCACCAACAGCGTAGTTCAGAACGTAACATCGCTCGATAGTAAGAATTTCCATGTCAATCTTCTAGGTGGCAAAAACCTTACTTTCGATCGCTTCACGATCACTGCACCAGGAGATAGCGTCAATACAGATGGAATTCACATCGGGCATTCAAACGGGATCaacattattaattcaaatattgcCACCGGCGATGACTGCATCTCCATTGGTGGTGCCAGCGAACAAATAAGGATCACAAACGTACGATGTGGACATGGACATGGCATTAGCGTGGGAAGTTTAGGGAAGACCACTGATGAATTTGTCTCTGGAATTTTCGTAAGGAACTGCACCTTCTATGACACCGACAATGGAGTGAGAATTAAGACATGGCCGGCATTACATGGTGGCATGGCCTCTGATATGCATTTCGAGGATATTATGATGAAAAATGTCCGCAACCCTatcattatagatcaaatgtacTGCCCATGGAATCAGTGCAATCCAAAGGTAACgcgaaaagaaatgaaaatgaaagagtCTCTTAATGCATTGTCCGTGGACAAATCTGCCCGCAACATGAAATTTCTGTAACCCTTTGCCGTTTCTGATGTTTGTTTCAGCTTCCGTCAAAAGTTAAGATCTCCAACGTCACCTTCAAGAATATTAGGGGCTCTTCAGCGACCGCAGTAGCTGTTCGACTTAATTGCAGCAGCAGTTTTCCATGCCAGAAGGTCGAGCTCGCTGACATTAACTTGACGTACGGAGGAAAGGAAGGCCCTGTAAAATCCTTGTGTGCAAATGTTAAACCCACACTTAAGGGAAAATTGACTCCAACCATTTGCTAGTATTGTCAACGCTCAAACCTCGCAGCTCCTAGCCGCGATACATGGATTATCGAGGAGATGAGCATATTTCAAGTTGTAAGTTTTACCAAATAAAACGAGACACTTCAAAGTTTCCTTTTATATAGGTTACTGCGTGGGTAGACGGCCAAGATACTCGCATGTTGCTctttgtctt
This genomic window contains:
- the LOC122722433 gene encoding polygalacturonase-like, whose product is MTTLETYFSLTSLLLLFVFAGRVQSAVFDVKNYGGKADGKSDISKALLGAWKEACSAKGSNIVVVPKGTYSIGLTDLNGPCKGAMELQVQGTLLAPINPSSYAKDSWITFAYIDQFKLSGGGTFDGQGQVAWKQNNCGRNPKCKRLPVYVLLVPLKTRQSLRFDFITNSVVQNVTSLDSKNFHVNLLGGKNLTFDRFTITAPGDSVNTDGIHIGHSNGINIINSNIATGDDCISIGGASEQIRITNVRCGHGHGISVGSLGKTTDEFVSGIFVRNCTFYDTDNGVRIKTWPALHGGMASDMHFEDIMMKNVRNPIIIDQMYCPWNQCNPKVTRKEMKMKESLNALSVDKSARNMKFL